A part of Populus alba chromosome 8, ASM523922v2, whole genome shotgun sequence genomic DNA contains:
- the LOC118062381 gene encoding pre-mRNA-splicing factor ATP-dependent RNA helicase DEAH10 isoform X2 has translation MPSMEQNGPRNTTQTRKQKPVLKLCNQPRCAADAISRREILKKQRESLPIASVKERLVQEVKNHDVLIIVGETGSGKTTQLPQFLFNAGFCPNGKVIGITQPRRVAAVTVAKRVAEECGVELGLKVGYSIRFDDKTSSSTRIKYMTDGLLLREALLDPYLSRYSVIIVDEAHERTVHTDVLLGLLKNVQRARLKSVIDHAVVNNKKASNGITKENEKGAECTNFLKQCQRKFPPLKLIIMSASLDARLFSEYFGGARAVHVEGRQHHVDIFYTLHAETDYVDAALITIFQIHLEEGPGDILVFLTGQEEIEGVERLVQEQLQKLPEESRKLLTAPIFSSLPSEQQMRVFMPAPAGHRKVILATNIAETSVTIPGVKYVIDPGFIKARSYDPVKGMESLIIIPTSKAQALQRSGRAGREGPGKCFRLYPESEFEKLEDSTKPEIKRCNLSNVILQLKALGVDDIIGFDFLEKPSRAAIQKSLEELFLLGALTDDCKLSDPVGHQMARLPLDPIYSKALILASQFNCLEEMLIAVSMLSVESIFYNPREKSEEAKTAKKCFASPDGDHLTLINVYRAAGELLQKRRMELGIEKNEKNIKGKNEKILRKWCRENFINSRSLRHACDIHRKFLRLDLL, from the exons ATGCCTTCAATGGAGCAGAATGGTCCCAGAAACACAACACAAACTCGAAAACAAAAACCGGTCCTCAAGCTCTGCAATCAACCTCGCTGCGCCGCCGATGCTATTTCCAG GAGGGAAATActtaaaaaacagagagagtcTCTACCGATTGCTTCAG TTAAGGAACGACTTGTCCAGGAGGTTAAAAACCATGACGTTTTAATCATCGTTGGTGAAACTGGAAGCGGAAAAACAACCC AGTTGCCTCAGTTTCTATTTAATGCTGGGTTCTGTCCCAATGGAAAAGTTATTGGGATAACACAGCCTAGGCGTGTGGCGGCTGTCACGGTTGCTAAAAGAGTTGCAGAGGAATGTGGTGTTGAGTTGGGTCTAAAGGTTGGATATTCCATTAGATTTGATGACAAGACTTCCAGCTCAACAAGGATCAAGTACATGACCGATGGATTGTTGCTGAG GGAAGCATTATTGGATCCATATCTCTCTAGGTATTCAGTAATAATTGTTGATGAAGCTCACGAGAGAACTGTCCACACTGATGTGTTACTGGGCTTGCTGAAAAATGTGCAGAGAGCAAGGTTGAAATCTGTCATTGACCATGCTGTTGTCAATAATAAGAAGGCCAGCAATGGTATAACAAAGGAGAATGAAAAAGGAGCCGAATGCACCAATTTTCTCAAGCAGTGCCAAAGGAAATTTCCTCCATTGAAGTTAATAATCATGTCTGCCAGTTTGGATGCACGTCTTTTCTCAGAGTACTTTGGTGGTGCCAGAGCTGTTCATGTTGAAGGCCGTCAGCATCATGTGGATATATTTTATACACTTCATGCGGAGACAGATTATGTAGATGCAGCCTTGATTACCATATTCCAG ATCCACTTGGAGGAGGGCCCAGGTGATATTCTTGTGTTCCTAACTGGGCAAGAAGAGATTGAAGGTGTTGAGAGGCTTGTACAGGAGCAACTTCAAAAGTTACCAGAAGAAAGTCGAAAGTTGTTAACTGCTCCAATATTTTCATCTCTTCCATCAGAACAGCAAATGCGAGTTTTCATGCCAGCTCCAGCTGGACATCGTAAG GTGATATTGGCAACAAATATTGCTGAGACATCAGTGACTATACCTGGAGTCAAATATGTTATAGATCCTGGATTCATAAAAGCACGTTCTTACGATCCAGTCAAAGGGATGGAATCATtgataattattccaacatcaAAAGCCCAGGCTCTTCAAAGGAG TGGACGTGCAGGCCGTGAAGGACCAGGGAAGTGCTTTCGACTCTACCCAGAGAGTGAATTTGAGAAGCTTGAGGATTCAACAAAGCCAGAGATCAAACGGTGCAACCTCTCTAATGTTATTTTGCAGCTCAAGGCTCTAGGCGTTGATGATATTATAGGATTTGATTTCCTGGAAAAACCATCAAG GGCAGCTATTCAAAAATCGTTGGAGGAGCTGTTTCTGCTGGGTGCTTTGACAGATGATTGTAAGTTGTCGGATCCTGTTGGGCATCAAATGGCTCGGCTTCCCTTAGACCCTATTTATTCCAAAGCTCTCATCCTTGCTAGTCAGTTCAACTGCTTGGAAGAAATGTTGATAGCTGTTTCAATGCTCTCTGtggaatctattttttataatcctCGTGAGAAGTCAGAAGAG GCAAAAACTGCAAAAAAGTGTTTCGCAAGTCCAGATGGTGACCACCTTACTTTGATTAATGTTTATCGCGCTGCTGGTGAACTTTTACAGAAGAGAAGGATGGAGCTTGGTATagagaaaaatgagaaaaatattaaaggaaaaaatgaaaagatactGAGAAAATGGTGCAgggaaaattttattaatagtcGCTCACTGAGGCATGCTTGTGACATTCACAG GAAATTCTTGAGACTTGACCTATTGTGA
- the LOC118062392 gene encoding putative methylesterase 11, chloroplastic, which yields MGNALGCISTEGVREKTSKHELLASFKGRAGLLSSLSSSENKKKMAVSFDGRLDEQALAAALLFNHHQRNNGNSLPFPRSQSVVYPSSGSKKHGLTRSSSSRRRSHSESLLTRPDQLVNQDLETNRVVLVHGGGFGAWCWYKTISLLEEAGFKADAVDLTGSGIHYSDTNIIRNLAEYVKPLSDIFYKLGEGDKVILVGHDLGGACISYVMELFPSKIAKAVFIAATMLSSGQSALDIFSQQTGFSDLTRQPQTFIYANGKDNPPTAIVIDKTLLRDSWFNQSSTKDVALASVSMRPIPFAPVVEKLFLSSNNYGSIPRFYIKTRGDCALHVPLQESMIKSNPPTQVFELKGSDHAPFFSKPQALHKILVEISQVPSKHIFKSI from the exons ATGGGAAATGCATTAGGATGCATCTCAACGGAAGGGGTGAGAGAAAAAACCTCTAAACACGAGTTGCTAGCCTCTTTCAAAGGAAGAGCTGGCCTCCTGTCTTCACTCTCTTCTtcagagaataaaaagaagatggcAGTGAGCTTCGATGGCCGGCTTGATGAGCAAGCTCTTGCTGCAGCTTTGCTCTTTAACCATCATCAAAGAAATAATGGTAATTCTCTTCCATTTCCTAGATCCCAATCTGTAGTATATCCTTCTTCAGGTTCAAAGAAGCATGGTCTTACAAGGAGCTCAAGTTCTAGGCGACGGTCTCATTCCGAATCTCTGTTAACAAGGCCTGACCAGCTTGTTAACCAG GATCTTGAAACGAACCGTGTTGTTCTCGTTCATGGAGGTGGTTTTGGTGCATGGTGTTGGTATAAAACTATTTCCCTTTTAGAGGAAGCTGGCTTTAAAGCTGATGCAGTGGACTTAACAGGCTCTGGTATCCATTATTCTGATACAAACATCATTAGAAATCTTGCCGAATATGTAAAGCCACTTTCTGATATTTTTTACAAGCTTGGTGAAGGAGACAAG GTGATTTTGGTGGGTCATGATCTTGGGGGTGCTTGTATTTCATATGTGATGGAGCTGTTTCCATCTAAAATTGCTAAAGCTGTTTTCATTGCTGCAACAATGCTGTCTAGTGGGCAGAGTGCCCTTGATATATTTTCTCAACAG ACAGGTTTCAGTGACCTGACAAGACAACCTCAGACATTTATCTATGCCAATGGAAAGGATAACCCTCCGACCGCTATAGTCATTGACAAAACATTGTTAAGGGACTCGTGGTTCAACCAGAGTTCCACCAAG GATGTAGCATTAGCATCAGTATCGATGAGGCCAATCCCATTTGCACCGGTTGTAGAGAAGCTCTTTCTTTCAAGCAACAACTACGGCTCCATTCCAAGGTTTTACATTAAAACTCGAGGAGATTGTGCCCTGCATGTCCCTCTACAGGAGTCTATGATAAAATCAAATCCACCAACACAAGTTTTCGAGCTTAAGGGCTCTGATCATGCACCATTTTTTTCGAAGCCCCAGGCGCTGCATAAGATACTAGTCGAGATATCACAAGTTCCATCAAAGCATATCTTTAAAAGTATCTAA
- the LOC118062381 gene encoding pre-mRNA-splicing factor ATP-dependent RNA helicase DEAH10 isoform X1 has translation MPSMEQNGPRNTTQTRKQKPVLKLCNQPRCAADAISRREILKKQRESLPIASVKERLVQEVKNHDVLIIVGETGSGKTTQLPQFLFNAGFCPNGKVIGITQPRRVAAVTVAKRVAEECGVELGLKVGYSIRFDDKTSSSTRIKYMTDGLLLREALLDPYLSRYSVIIVDEAHERTVHTDVLLGLLKNVQRARLKSVIDHAVVNNKKASNGITKENEKGAECTNFLKQCQRKFPPLKLIIMSASLDARLFSEYFGGARAVHVEGRQHHVDIFYTLHAETDYVDAALITIFQIHLEEGPGDILVFLTGQEEIEGVERLVQEQLQKLPEESRKLLTAPIFSSLPSEQQMRVFMPAPAGHRKVILATNIAETSVTIPGVKYVIDPGFIKARSYDPVKGMESLIIIPTSKAQALQRSGRAGREGPGKCFRLYPESEFEKLEDSTKPEIKRCNLSNVILQLKALGVDDIIGFDFLEKPSRAAIQKSLEELFLLGALTDDCKLSDPVGHQMARLPLDPIYSKALILASQFNCLEEMLIAVSMLSVESIFYNPREKSEEAKTAKKCFASPDGDHLTLINVYRAAGELLQKRRMELGIEKNEKNIKGKNEKILRKWCRENFINSRSLRHACDIHSQIRGHVEQMGLPISSCGDDTLQFRRCLAASFFLNAALKQPEGTYRALASGQVVQIHPTSVLHQSKVECVIFDELVQTSQKYIRNTTRIDYLWLTELAPHYYAMQG, from the exons ATGCCTTCAATGGAGCAGAATGGTCCCAGAAACACAACACAAACTCGAAAACAAAAACCGGTCCTCAAGCTCTGCAATCAACCTCGCTGCGCCGCCGATGCTATTTCCAG GAGGGAAATActtaaaaaacagagagagtcTCTACCGATTGCTTCAG TTAAGGAACGACTTGTCCAGGAGGTTAAAAACCATGACGTTTTAATCATCGTTGGTGAAACTGGAAGCGGAAAAACAACCC AGTTGCCTCAGTTTCTATTTAATGCTGGGTTCTGTCCCAATGGAAAAGTTATTGGGATAACACAGCCTAGGCGTGTGGCGGCTGTCACGGTTGCTAAAAGAGTTGCAGAGGAATGTGGTGTTGAGTTGGGTCTAAAGGTTGGATATTCCATTAGATTTGATGACAAGACTTCCAGCTCAACAAGGATCAAGTACATGACCGATGGATTGTTGCTGAG GGAAGCATTATTGGATCCATATCTCTCTAGGTATTCAGTAATAATTGTTGATGAAGCTCACGAGAGAACTGTCCACACTGATGTGTTACTGGGCTTGCTGAAAAATGTGCAGAGAGCAAGGTTGAAATCTGTCATTGACCATGCTGTTGTCAATAATAAGAAGGCCAGCAATGGTATAACAAAGGAGAATGAAAAAGGAGCCGAATGCACCAATTTTCTCAAGCAGTGCCAAAGGAAATTTCCTCCATTGAAGTTAATAATCATGTCTGCCAGTTTGGATGCACGTCTTTTCTCAGAGTACTTTGGTGGTGCCAGAGCTGTTCATGTTGAAGGCCGTCAGCATCATGTGGATATATTTTATACACTTCATGCGGAGACAGATTATGTAGATGCAGCCTTGATTACCATATTCCAG ATCCACTTGGAGGAGGGCCCAGGTGATATTCTTGTGTTCCTAACTGGGCAAGAAGAGATTGAAGGTGTTGAGAGGCTTGTACAGGAGCAACTTCAAAAGTTACCAGAAGAAAGTCGAAAGTTGTTAACTGCTCCAATATTTTCATCTCTTCCATCAGAACAGCAAATGCGAGTTTTCATGCCAGCTCCAGCTGGACATCGTAAG GTGATATTGGCAACAAATATTGCTGAGACATCAGTGACTATACCTGGAGTCAAATATGTTATAGATCCTGGATTCATAAAAGCACGTTCTTACGATCCAGTCAAAGGGATGGAATCATtgataattattccaacatcaAAAGCCCAGGCTCTTCAAAGGAG TGGACGTGCAGGCCGTGAAGGACCAGGGAAGTGCTTTCGACTCTACCCAGAGAGTGAATTTGAGAAGCTTGAGGATTCAACAAAGCCAGAGATCAAACGGTGCAACCTCTCTAATGTTATTTTGCAGCTCAAGGCTCTAGGCGTTGATGATATTATAGGATTTGATTTCCTGGAAAAACCATCAAG GGCAGCTATTCAAAAATCGTTGGAGGAGCTGTTTCTGCTGGGTGCTTTGACAGATGATTGTAAGTTGTCGGATCCTGTTGGGCATCAAATGGCTCGGCTTCCCTTAGACCCTATTTATTCCAAAGCTCTCATCCTTGCTAGTCAGTTCAACTGCTTGGAAGAAATGTTGATAGCTGTTTCAATGCTCTCTGtggaatctattttttataatcctCGTGAGAAGTCAGAAGAG GCAAAAACTGCAAAAAAGTGTTTCGCAAGTCCAGATGGTGACCACCTTACTTTGATTAATGTTTATCGCGCTGCTGGTGAACTTTTACAGAAGAGAAGGATGGAGCTTGGTATagagaaaaatgagaaaaatattaaaggaaaaaatgaaaagatactGAGAAAATGGTGCAgggaaaattttattaatagtcGCTCACTGAGGCATGCTTGTGACATTCACAG TCAGATTAGAGGACATGTTGAACAGATGGGTCTTCCTATTTCTTCTTGTGGAGATGACACTCTTCAATTCCGTAGATGCCTTGCTGCTTCATTTTTCCTTAATGCAGCTTTGAAGCAACCTGAGGGAACATACAG GGCTTTAGCAAGTGGTCAAGTAGTGCAGATCCACCCTACTTCTGTGCTGCACCAGTCAAAGGTGGAGTGTGTAATTTTTGATGAACTAGTCCAAACAAGTCAGAAGTACATTCGCAACACAACTAGAATTGATTATTTGTGGTTGACTGAGCTTGCTCCTCACTATTATGCAATGCAGGGTTGA